The Vanessa atalanta chromosome 2, ilVanAtal1.2, whole genome shotgun sequence DNA window AttcttgtctttttttaatctatttcacttctgtaagctatatatatatattaattaacagcctagctatttactatttactaaGCGGAGCTGTTAAACCACCGGCCTTAGTaacaatcatataattttccTATTTTTACATAGATAAAATAACGTTATAACAATTTggttaaatcaaatataattatttggttaaataaatatttatcattttttagtCTTCGATCGTATGATTTTAGTTTCAAATCTAAAGGAAATTACCTTATTCTATGAACAGTAGGCTGAATTTTATTGAGGTTACTCTGTTTGAGCGACGCTGCTAGTAAAAAGGTtagcttattaattttatggcTGATTAAACTAGTCAGCTATGTTATACAAAACCAATTAAATTCTCACGTTTACAATCCTATGGGACGGATAGAATGACTTTTTATTAGCCGGACCAAGGACTTGAACCACGAACCTAGCGGTCTGCAGCCCTTTAGGCTAGACAGTAGACCATCGACGTAGTCAAATACTCGTAAGCATATCGAAGCCCTATAATCAGTAAGCGTACTATTATGTGTTACCGGAAGTTATTAAACATTGCGTTAGcaaacgtttttatttactacatttTCAATTGTGTTGCCATGACACAAATATTACACAGTTACCATTTGAGAAAAAGCTACATTTCAATAGGAAAATAgtttaatctgtatttaatttaaacgaagaATAAACAGGACAGAGTCCGTTTCGCGTTCGAGACATGAAGTCGTTTGTGACATACAAAATGGCtaatgaatgtaataaaatagcaaatatttgCGTTTTATCTAAATAGTTGATTTAAAAGGTCAAATGGAGTCAGtgccaaatttttatttttttttatttttggatgtTATACAAATTCGATAACATCAATGTGGTTACgctcatatatattatagaaagttTGACGaacaaattggccacctgatggtaagagatCACTACCGTCGCTagacattggtgttgtaagaaatattaaccattccttattatacctgtagttaaactggctcctTGACCCTTCAAACGGAATACAACTAGTATTGTTGTTTACTgtagaaaatgaaatgaatgtaTCGGAATACTCGACGTCGATGTTTCGAGTTTTATTCAGGTCTGCAGTCATTTGGAaggtaaagccaaattggcatcaaaaaatcTTGGTGTGCTCGGCTCGAATTATATACGATCAAGCCTTGTCCGActtgcttgatcctttggctttgcgtagagaagTTGGATTGGAATTTCACCTACGGACAACAGAATTCCAAATTTCATGCGCACCACCTCTACGTCCGAAAATCTATAACTGCGCTAAGTTTAAGGCATTTTACGACAAGCGAATCTTCTAGAAAAGAACCTTCTTATTCCTTAAGGGCCGGCAATCACCTGCAAGCCCTTGCAAGCCAACTTATtagttaattttcatttaatgtaaataaaaataaaatatattatgattacataGGAATACTATTTTTTCTGCAAGGAGTAATCCTGCTCGGTTCCTtctggtagaatatatattccaAACCGATGACAgctttatgttaaatttaaaacctattttaataaagaatattttggttATAACAAAAAAgctaataatttttaacttaaatatagttttatttaatttgtaaatagttttaatatggcttatacaataaaattctgTCAATGTAAGGTTTTCCGTTAAACAAATGGATAAAAGATAGCttataatttacacaaatacATTGCTTTATATTACCAAGAGCTCGTCAAAATTGCATCGTCATTATTCACTAAGGAGAATTAATACAGCTTAGGAGGATACGTTCCTTTGTATTTAGTTCCGCACGTAAAGGCATCGCGTCAGTCTCTTGCATGTTATTATTTCACGAAAATCGAGTTGGATTGTCATCCCATCGGACTATGAAAGTGGGGTACACGTAGTGCTAGGCTAGTCATTGAGAATATTGTTTTTGACCGAAATCCCATGAAAGTTTATTGTAGTCATTATCCTCCTGCCTTTATCCCAATTTTTCttgcatgtcttcttcttccatacttctctgtcggacgtcatctctcaagtaacattctttctaaccatatcgtctttcacacaatccatccatcgtttctttgctcgtcccctacctctatacccatccacatccattctcaaaacctttctcacaacatggtcctcattcctccgcataatatgcccataccatgacagccagtttccacatagcttctcggttaccggtgccactttcaaacttcctcttatgtactcattccttactctatccattcgcatAACaccacatattattattattttattgtagttttatttttatattcaaaaataaacaggAGTTTAAATGAAAgccatttgtttttaaataaaaaaataaactggttcataaaatttaaattaattacttggtTAGCGTGGTGTACAAGCCCGTGTGGGTGGGTCTCAATTTATATTACCAaactaaatacttaatattattgtgctccgctttgaaaggtgagtgagccacaaCTACAGGCTCAAAAGATGTAGCGTCTTATTTTTCCAAGATTTGTGGCGCAtcgacaatttaatattattaatatttcttataccaACTTGCTAGTATGGTCGGTAGTTACCAAcacttaccatctggtagcCTATTTGAAAGTCCctctacctattttaaataaataattatataaattttatagctcttatatattataattttaatttaatttagtccaGCGTATATTCTTCTGTTACAAATGATTTGTCTAGTATAAGCAATACGTATTATAgtgtatagaatatatttttaaattaattgtcatcCATTAAATATCAACCAATGCCGTAACAACATTTTTCTaactatactaaataaattagggaaaaataaaaaaaaataaaaattcatccAATCATTTTATAcgaaatcttattatataacaaaatacaaagaATACTAAGTTTATAACACAAAAACAGTCCTCTTAGTCTACAATATTAAAgccaaatatttcaataatataatttgagattCATAATgtacataaacattatttatatatagattttaattatatttaacatggaGTGAATACTATCACAAAGAAAATCTATTCTCACAGGAATGATCGTAGGTACTTCATAGCGGCgcgttattcatattaaatataatccattaccatctatatatttataaattataaaataatttgattgatttgaaGATAGCTAGCTAATCAAAACACAgggaatttgtttttattctgaAATAAGATTCGTTCaaattgttcatatttaattagtGATTTCCGAACAATTAAACAGATATAATTTAGAAAACTGAGTTGTATTTCTTATGCCTATTAAGTCTTAAAGAATAGACAGTAGAATTTATGTAGAAGATAGCCAGTaccgatatttttaaatacaaaagctTTCTAGTAAAATGATCAAagcataaattaaacataatccaacattaatgataaaatatataatatattactttaacaatttaatattgaatcatATAAACCATAATAACCGCTAGAACTTTaaacattaaagaaaaataattcaaaaatacgaGTATGAGTAAACTATGAAAATCTTATCAACAACATTCCAAGTAACTTAATTATTTCTACGGGatcttttgataaaaaaaaacaaacgacaaatgtttattttacaaacaacttTAAGCAAAATTATGTATCGTATTTTCGTCATTATACAAACTACAGTTTCTTTGATTGATTCTtcggaaaaataataaaactgatatttcaattcataaaatattgtttcaataataattgtattagttAGGTTtcaacactttttttatatactaataatattcagAACAGCAATGATTAAAAATTGGTAATTGAGCTTTGATCaattgtttgttaataaaaccatatttttGCGGAATGAGATGAAGTTGATGACGTCATCACCTGAACAGTTTCATAAGcgttgtttgtaaaattaacatttgtcaaaccttttttgtaaaacattagGAAACCCATTTCTACAAACACAATCGctgaatctaaatatttactctatcataatatcacaataaaatcATCACCCATCTATAGATCAGGGGAAGAGTTCCTGATATGTGAATTTAGACGTTATTTTGTTCGCCATCTCAGTGAAAAGATCGGCCAAACTCTTTTCCAAAACCGGACTTATCTCTTGCAAGAATACCTGAGAGTTCTCGTTGATTACCCTGTTGGTGGCTGGCCCGAGGACGGGATCGCCGTCGAAGAGGTTTGTCAAGTAAATGGAGGATTCCCCGACACGAAGGTGGACTTTCATAGGCTCGAAGGTTAAGTATTCATTATCCCCGCGCTTTTCTTTGTGGCCCCGCATTGTGACGTTACAGGCGTAATCctctgtaaattatttttaattcatttattataaaactaaacatttCTTTGACTTCACTCGTAGCTGATTTTGTCATCACAAAGATTACAGTTATGATTGAATCAATGAGGTAACTtcataaattgtaaacaaaagtaaaaaaaatatatatagaccgatatataatttaaaagtaaattcccTTGCATCTTAGAACTACTTGTCGGTAGGGTTTCGTACAAGACTACAAACAGACTTGCTTGTTAATGGGTGGTACCACCATTGATCtcatattttactgccaaacagcaagaGTTTGCTCTGTTTCGATATGAAGAGTAACTAAGCCATTGTAACTGGCCAGTGCACAAAGGACATCATTGTTTCCAAGGTTACTCTGAATTAGCgcatattatataatgtctATCGGcattggtaaccacttaccatcaagtgccATTTGCCAGTCTACCTACGATCGGCAATTGTCAATTATCAAAAgctagaatattattaattaatagttatggATATAAAAAAGAACACAAAACGCGTGACGTGatgttgaaaatattcaaaaaataatttagtttacgtGACATCGAATGTTTCAATAATAGTGATATAAGTAGTATCTTGTAAAAATAGCTTTAGGAACAATGTTAGATTATACCTCAGTCATTTATTGACTGATTTTAGATACCTATTAATGTTTATTGCACGTAATAGAAAACTAACCTTACCAGATGCCAACTGAActaatatctatacatataataaaattggagtgtctgtttgtaatattaaaataaccgctttttactaaatacatatgtatgtaaacatggtacatataccaaaataacatttttttataatttttgtctgtctgtctgcctgtttgttccggctaatctttggaacaggtgaaccgatttcgacgggactttcactggcaaatagcggatgtaataagtatataatgagtaacttaggctacttttattttggaattatatatagaataaaaataaaatcacgctacaatatccaaataacttaaattcaaacaacgcgcatgAAGTAGCGGGCACACctagttataaatatgtttaccgAATTTATAGTCGTAAAccactttataaataaagccTTTACCAAATCTgtaatacaatttgtttttttggggTTTCTAACAAAAACTAGTCTATCTATTTGGCATGGTAAGCAAAAATAGTCATTGGAATCTAGTTCCTCCAAAATAAAGTTGTATTCAAAGCGAAATCGGTACCTaagtaactataataatatacatagttaagttaaaccaattatataaaaacctgTAATAGCAACAAGCAAATAATCATAATGGCAACATTTGTGACAAGATAGGTAGGAACGGGTTAAGTGTGTTACGAGGTAGTTCAGCGTTTTTACTACTAGTTACGTCTACTACCGGATCATAGTACTAATTGTTTAAACCTgtgggttttatttatttacacttattGTTTGATTGATGAAACGTTTGTGTCGGTAACGGTGATATTATGAGGTGAGCAGGAAAAAGGTTGTAAGCGGAGTGAAGTGGAGTTATTGCGTCGAGGCTAGGTGAGGAGAAGAGgatgtcaaaatatataattaattgagaTCTTGCTTGGAAAtgagaaacataaaataattaataaaattaatgttcaatTATTAGTGCTAACActctgatattttatatatttttgtattgaaatctTTCCAACTAccaacttattaaatttttgattgaCAATCGATGAAGCATGAATGccgataaaaaataatcctaCATACCTAAATACGATACGAAAAGTTTAgaagaagaaattattttataataaaataaagtaattaaaattttatttcattacaaaatcaaataatacgTTACACTTCGCTTAAAAcgctgtaaatttaatattaaaaccaattagttttagtgataaaattatattatttttttataacaacaaactatttttagtttacatttgttttaatattatgctTAAATTTGCATGCATAATATCAATAACACTTAGTTTATCGATCGGATAATGTTTGACTaatcgaattatttattaattatattaatatagccaaatatatttataaaattatgttataaaaggTATTTACACCATACATATAGCATAAAGTCATATGGTATAAATGACGGTATATTGAGATCGTGTAACACCAGACTTATGTTGTTTAaggtattcatttaattttaaaaaatgtcgcACTTTCACACACTATTTTAAAAGAAGACCAAAATTCTCgaattaatgatataaagtgCATTCTAAGTGAGAGCggagatggccaagtggttagaacgcgtgcatcttaaccgatgatttccggttcaaacccaggcaagcatcactgaattttcatgtgcttaatttaggtttataattcatctcgtgctcggcggtgaaggaaaacatgaggaaacctgcatgtgtctaatttcaactaaattctgccacatgtgtagtcCACCAACcagctttggagcagcgtggtggaatatgctccaaaccttctcctcaaagggagaggaggcctttagcccagcagtgggaaaatttacaggctactaatgctaatgcatactaacattttttatgatatacatagTTAAAGGGTCGAGCAAATAGTCTACGTGATGGTCAGCAGtcatggcggtagaatatttgacgggtgaagaagggcttgcacaaagcccaccaCCAAGTGAAGCTATCAGCTAGTTTCATGATACTTACTGAAAGATCCTGTTATATTTCCCTTTCCCTGCAATCTCAAGAGCAGTACTTGTATATCCATCTTGTACTTCCCCGCAAAGTCGAGTCTAGGTAGTAGAAGTTTGAAATCAAACCGGTTTCTATCTAAGTCTGACCTGTAATTCAAACAAAAGCGGTTGTTAGCAAAATTAATACACAGATTTTCCAAATACATATTAGTAgggttttgatataatttatgattatttgttAATCACAAAGTAAGTTTTGTTGGTtgataattaatcataattatattgttgttgtaatttatacatttatgggTAGGTATTACACGGGaggaattaataaagttatgtatattttcgtgttttgaaattgtataaattattttagtaaaaaagggttatatttcgtaaataaaaacaaaacaatatttaaatgaaaaatatatttaacaaaaatgaataGGGTTTTATCCGTCGTGTCGGAGTGAATGAAATGAGGAACTAAAACCAATAGCTCTTTAAATGTGCGCGCAGAGGAAAGTCGATTTAATTACTTACTTCTAAGATATAGAGACAGCTGTATCTACTGATACTGATACGGGATACTTCCCGTGGCTAGAATTAGTGATTTTAACCGGCTGCACTAGGAGGGTAATGTTTTCATAAACTTATAGGAGATGACTCATTGGTTACAAGACGTCAAATTTATTCTGAGTTAAAACTAAATGAATAACTATAATTCATCTTATGTTCAGCGGTAAAGTAAACTTGCACAGGATGAGAATCTGGGAGTCTAACTTGCTCAGAATATGCATGACTTAAGCGTGTGTGTCCTTTGTGTCTAGCTCTCGGCTTGAAACATCTTCGAAAGAACAAAACCagcaaaaaattgaattaaaaacaatgtgTAAACTGAAGCAAGAACTGCATAAGTTTAAAAACATACAACTATGTCCAACTTATGACAGGTTTACCAGTAATATAACGTGCATTActcggttatttatttatttggtacacTCACAACTagtacgttttaaataaatacagcttacataaacatgtttttatgtttacacAAGCTATTCAATTCCAACTTTAGATAATACATACGATGTATACAAATAAGCGAACTCATTTCATTCTACAATGTATTTTGAAAGATTGTACTTTAAAAATCACTTTAATAACATTGTAACGCGGTGCGATTCTGgtagaattcacttcgtatctcacttgcGAAATATTGTACAACGtctgacttacggtgatacgccttTTCGATACAcatcctttaaattttataatgatatagtCAATCTCGAATTtcatattctgacatttcataCTCGTATTCGTTTCTTATTACAGAATATCTCGACTGTATTCTGGTAATTACTTTTATgcataaatagttaatataatacaacaagTTATTGTCAccttataaaactatatacggtaatatatttgcaatacttttaaatcaacatccaattaaaatatatcaatagaatTCACCTTGACATCATTTCTCTTGTACGAGTATGTTAACCTTTATTAAGAAGTGAAAGTTAAAATGAACGTTTAAGGATGATTTTTCTTCCGTTATACAATGTACTAATTGTAACGATATGAATATTGCTATGGAAAGGACTCGTCTTGTATAAAGAATATGGTTTAGAAGTATTCCACCATGATTTTCCAATgcaaatttaatcattaatgGAATTACATGTAGCAGACTTTCATCCGACAAAtgcctaataataaataataatccgtAAACAtgggattaattataaacacaattgtaACATGATAAAGGAAGAGGCGATCGTTTATaagaatacaaagtattgttatttgtcgTATAAATACCAGATGTGGGCGATACCTACCCAagcgggcttacacaaagcacAAACCAAATTAAGCACTGAAAAATTTAGTTGtttgcagtatttttttttttaattatactaatatttaattagaataaaaaaataaagttactcaCTTTAGCTCCTGTATGATAAAGTTGCTGGGTCCCCTAACTTTTACGTCGTTGACGACGGCAGTTAACTTGGCACCTTGAGGTCCACGAGCGAGCGCTATCTGGCCAAGACTCAAGGGTTCAATACCTGGCACGTCAAGTTCGGGTATGCcctggaattaaaaaaataaacatgttctataaaacttaatatatgaaaatcaaTAGTTATTTTTGATCGTATCCTATGAGTATCGTTAATCTGATCGAGTTGAATTTATACCAATATCCAATAGCGTATAGAGGCTTCTCAAAGCAAATAGcatgtggtagggctttgtgcaagcccgtctgggtaggtaccacccactcatcagatattctaccgccaaataacagtacactgttcaggttagaagggtgagtgagccagtgtaatcacaggcacaagggacataacatcttagttcccaaggttggtggcgcataggtgatgtaaggaatggcttatatttcttacatcgcctttgtctatgggcggtggtgaccacttacgatcaggtggcccatatgctcgtccgccaaccaataccataaaaaaaaaattaaaattgccatattcaaattattattaaactgacCTAGAAAAATATCAATCGACACATTTGAAGTTAATTTtagaaatcaaattatttatgagacagtatgtatgtaaattaattccgtaacatgaataataaacaatatatttagatatattgtgtagataaataattgtataataattttaacaaatatcttattatcataacaatgttttaatatttacattgtaaaaaaaactaaactatacAAATCAACATTTCAAATTCCttctataatttcaaattatattagatttagAGGTAAAAGTGCAAATAACATTTCTGCAACATAGTATTGCATTAACAGCGtgtaaacttcccactgctgggctaaggcctcctctacttttttgaggagaaggtttggagcacactccaccacgctgctccaatgcgggttggattggttggttggttggaTGGTTGGTTggatgtgacagaatttcgttggaattagacacaGCAGTGTCAGTGAATTAGACACAGTAGCAGATTTCcttaagatgttttccttcaccgccgagcacgagatgaattataaacacaaattaagcacatgaaaattcagtggtgctttcctgggtttgaacccgcaaccatcggttaaggtgcacgcgaaAGATTTTAAACTACCgacattttatacttttattgtaaactgtataatttatattttcaatgttaagTCATATTAAACATATGGTATATGTTCAGTACTATTTTCCGTCAGCATTTCTATAACCTAATATATAATGCTAAACTTCATGATCGGTCAAGTgagacaaacatacaaacgaATTCATTTAGGAATATTGAATACTATAATGTTTATAGTTCTTTAAGATTTAATTAGCAAATCAAACAAACTGCAAGctgttttgtttacatttccACCTGTCATCGCGACATACTTTACTTATATTACGAAACATAATGACAATGACATACtttcgaattcattttaaaatgtatatttttttattatatccaaTAGCGATCAGCACTTATTGTAATTGAAAGTACTCTTGATTTAAGATCACTGACCTTAAATTTTATTGCTCTGTGCTAACAACTTTGGGTATAATGATTTTATCAATGCGACAAATTgaagttcaatttattttattgaatataaaagcaTTTCATCGAATTAATCATTACTGGGAGTCAAAATTGAAACTATCATCTATTCGGAAATGTAAATATCCGTACGATAAaactttgtagttttttttaatgttcgatataataaagaaatgacAAAGCAATCTTTTCATTCCCAACATAACCAATTTCCAAGGATAGAAAAAATTATAGAATGTCCTATGTATTTTCATGTAAGgaattcttataatataaagcataaagatgtttaaattatttgaatttctgacacaataatgttttatacataaatataaaaatgtatgaaaacgAAATAGAAAACATAAcagagcaatattttttttaaaaaaaaatcaccttaTTTACTAAGTGAGTGTTATAGTTTAATGatctctaaatatatttgtaaaattagtacaaaattttttattaacatcaatatatctaattattgtaaaatttaatttgtattttaaataataaaacgtcaTAACACAGAAATCAAAACTTAATCAATTTGAAATAgagagttttaaataaatccatGATATTATTGTATAGAATGAGAATGTTACCTTTCCCGTGTACTTATGAATCAattccataaatatttaaagtattaacaaTACATCAATCCGCCCAAGAGATAAGTTAGGAATTAACTTGCTTAACAGAATAGAAAACGCTTCCTCTAATTGACTGAAAAGACgtcagaaaataaattgtttgaaaacATACCTTGAACTAGAACTaacataaacaaacaattatacaCGTATTACATACTcttattatctaatttaaattttaactcgtgtgaaaaataaaatattactaacgaCGACACATTTCTTACAATAACACCTGACGATAACATAAATgcgaatacataaaaaaaaaaacatacgtgccttaaacatttttgataaaacatCGACGAATGAATCAGAAGCAATGACAAAAGACACTGTTATCCTATCTGAGTATGTAAGTTATGTATAAAAGGCTTGTGCAACGTTATCTTGGGAACTCAGACAAATATGGGGTTGTATAGAGCGGTTATACTTGTTGCAACTGCGCTAGTTTTTGTGGTAAGATTTCGAAATaacctaaattaattattaatttaagtaatttttaagtcttataaattattattggtaatttaatataattctaagattaattccttattttattatcatatttcaaCATATTGTaaggtaagtttatttttaatttattaattgcagGTTAACATCGCTCAAGCAGGCGTCTGCAACGGGCGAAGCACGGTGGTGCAAATCAAAATACCTAACCGTACAAACGTCACAATACAGtatccaaatcaaaataatccTGTGGATTTCGTGCCCTATCCGTACCAACAGCCAGGCAGTTCCAATACACCTGAATGCTATACATGTCGAGGTTCTAAATGTCAAAGATGTAATAAAGTTGACCAAAATGCGCATTACAGCAGACCGCCATCTTACacgaaaactaatataataattgatcttACCAAAGATAATTCTAAGAAATCATCACAAAATGGAAAAGACGGTAACGTTAAGAATGGAACAGTCATCATTTTGCAAGACGATAATAAAGCATCTAGCACAAGTGGTTCCTCAGCTAAAGGGGGCAAAGGATTATCGGCGACGAGCTCAGCGTCAACATCAATATCCAATACTGACATAGTTGCTTCTCTAAATGAAAAGGAGAGCGTTGGCACATCTAAACCGGGTAATACAGAAGACATTTATGTATTAGATGCTTCCAAGTCTGTTTCAGCCTCCGTATCAAGTGCTTCTGCTGGtgaaaagccaaataaagaTCAATCACACCCAGCTAAGGACCCGTCCCCTTCACAACCGTCTAAGCACCCAAATGCGGAACAACCAGCCCCGTCGCAACATCCGTCTGACCCAAGCAAAGGATCGCCATCACCCCAACATCCAGGTTCAAACTCCCCTGATCAAGGATCGCCACCACCCCAACATCCAGGTTCAACCTCCCCTGATCAAGGATCGCCATCAACCCAACAACCAAGCTCAACTTCCCCTGATCAAGGATCGCCATCACCCCAACAACCAAGCTCAACTTCCCCTGATCAAGGATCGCCATCACCCCAACAACCAAGCTCAACTTCCCCTGATCAAGGATCGCCATCACCTCAACATCCAAGTTCAACTTCCCCTGATCAAGGATCGCCATCAAACCATGAACCATCTTCACCTTCAAAGGACCAACCATCACATGAGACAAAAACAGAAGTAGATGCTGAAGCAAAAGCGAAAGCATCATCAACCACTGATTAATGAAACCACAAATTGTGCATTTTGCATGAAAACTTAGACTATAAAAGAAATGTCTGAGccacaaatgtttaaaaaaaaaatgagtacaatgataaaaaaaaaacgtttaatgtaataatactgTGTTTAGCTTACTTTAATCATTTTCGGTCGCAGTTCTTCTACGGAGTTTATGATGCATTTGTCCACATT harbors:
- the LOC125071775 gene encoding circadian clock-controlled protein daywake-like isoform X2, encoding MELIHKYTGKGIPELDVPGIEPLSLGQIALARGPQGAKLTAVVNDVKVRGPSNFIIQELKSDLDRNRFDFKLLLPRLDFAGKYKMDIQVLLLRLQGKGNITGSFKDYACNVTMRGHKEKRGDNEYLTFEPMKVHLRVGESSIYLTNLFDGDPVLGPATNRVINENSQVFLQEISPVLEKSLADLFTEMANKITSKFTYQELFP
- the LOC125071775 gene encoding protein takeout-like isoform X1, with amino-acid sequence MLTTAVILLALQFATAEIPPYIKVCQRSDPNVDKCIINSVEELRPKMIKGIPELDVPGIEPLSLGQIALARGPQGAKLTAVVNDVKVRGPSNFIIQELKSDLDRNRFDFKLLLPRLDFAGKYKMDIQVLLLRLQGKGNITGSFKDYACNVTMRGHKEKRGDNEYLTFEPMKVHLRVGESSIYLTNLFDGDPVLGPATNRVINENSQVFLQEISPVLEKSLADLFTEMANKITSKFTYQELFP
- the LOC125071756 gene encoding putative protein TPRXL, coding for MGLYRAVILVATALVFVVNIAQAGVCNGRSTVVQIKIPNRTNVTIQYPNQNNPVDFVPYPYQQPGSSNTPECYTCRGSKCQRCNKVDQNAHYSRPPSYTKTNIIIDLTKDNSKKSSQNGKDGNVKNGTVIILQDDNKASSTSGSSAKGGKGLSATSSASTSISNTDIVASLNEKESVGTSKPGNTEDIYVLDASKSVSASVSSASAGEKPNKDQSHPAKDPSPSQPSKHPNAEQPAPSQHPSDPSKGSPSPQHPGSNSPDQGSPPPQHPGSTSPDQGSPSTQQPSSTSPDQGSPSPQQPSSTSPDQGSPSPQQPSSTSPDQGSPSPQHPSSTSPDQGSPSNHEPSSPSKDQPSHETKTEVDAEAKAKASSTTD